A section of the Pseudomonas tritici genome encodes:
- a CDS encoding restriction endonuclease: MANFKSTEMRFLDSIFDMGGGYVLDFSNRTMDEFFMEELEIDISHEMFSKDGTSKARRVRCLLQNADHSTVARVLEALWKHRQMIRAESKATEDVVNAEGRFLSLLESIRSPGQHAQVVQNPFAAAALVNQGPILDALKQRLYDLRDLPPQKRGYEFEGFLKELFDSSKLQARSPFSLIGEQIDGSFQLGNETYLIEAKWVRDPIGAAELHTFQGKLDQKAAWARGVFISYGGFTQEGLHAFGRGRKVICMSGEDIYKALGRRIPIAEVIDRKVRAAAETGAAFVPLDELFKP; this comes from the coding sequence GTGGCGAATTTCAAATCGACAGAAATGCGGTTCCTTGATTCGATCTTCGACATGGGTGGCGGATACGTTCTCGACTTCTCCAACCGCACGATGGACGAGTTCTTCATGGAGGAGCTTGAAATCGACATCTCGCACGAGATGTTTTCCAAGGATGGCACCTCCAAGGCCAGGCGCGTCAGATGCCTCCTCCAGAACGCCGATCATTCCACGGTAGCTCGAGTGCTCGAAGCCCTCTGGAAACACCGGCAAATGATACGGGCAGAGAGCAAGGCTACGGAAGATGTCGTGAACGCCGAAGGCCGCTTTCTATCCCTGCTCGAGTCAATTAGATCGCCGGGGCAGCACGCCCAGGTGGTACAAAATCCTTTCGCTGCAGCGGCGCTGGTTAATCAGGGCCCAATACTCGACGCACTGAAACAGCGGCTTTACGATCTGCGCGATCTGCCACCGCAGAAGCGTGGCTACGAATTCGAAGGATTTCTCAAAGAGCTTTTTGACTCATCCAAACTTCAGGCGCGTTCGCCGTTCAGCCTGATTGGCGAGCAAATAGACGGTAGCTTCCAGCTTGGAAACGAAACGTACTTGATCGAGGCCAAATGGGTCAGAGATCCGATTGGGGCAGCGGAGCTACACACGTTTCAGGGGAAACTCGATCAAAAGGCTGCATGGGCGCGTGGCGTTTTCATCAGCTATGGCGGGTTCACACAAGAAGGCCTTCACGCATTCGGCAGAGGTCGGAAGGTGATTTGCATGTCCGGCGAGGATATCTACAAAGCACTGGGACGGCGCATACCCATTGCGGAGGTGATTGACCGGAAGGTTAGAGCTGCCGCAGAAACTGGCGCTGCGTTCGTGCCGCTGGATGAGTTGTTCAAGCCGTGA
- a CDS encoding LA2681 family HEPN domain-containing protein: MLSVFTKLSSHLSSLVDTDPKLALQKAREIDLDGRDRANWMSLRAATLVNAGASVGQQDAIEEGLELYRELHGLYPTADVTYNLANTLVEASKFGGDDSDWLDHQERTRAYRAEARQGYWRVSQDVDADVELRTQAWTNIANLFEKTYRLSEAHDARLSALKVDPTNGVAAFCAALGLMWLFHRGGYSELTRMEAVMLARQALRNKERIVQYAGARVAAKVEALAGELSDPPSRPEHIDPFIKWVEEERLTLAPTVELVDPSLGKLDWLTLPGILERETDMGGSPPPLFAMFNLLKSDFLLARDLAWRASDASVWSRTGQFADTLDYAMYGPNISALMLAHRTALDLLDKVAVTANHYFELGLAPKKVSFGRLWRDSADKKTGTPLAKKVEVLIRAGVYALYGLAELAEDYDDNEGILRSQKDLRNAGTHRFVVLHDFGDPSRARQAPEVEHLNHSDFINETLGALRVARSAIQMLVLAISQQEEILSKQADGIIGTMIVPDHHWIRGEDEL, translated from the coding sequence ATGTTGAGCGTATTTACGAAGCTCTCATCACACCTCAGTTCCTTGGTGGATACGGATCCCAAGCTTGCATTGCAAAAAGCTCGTGAAATTGATCTAGACGGGCGTGATCGCGCTAATTGGATGTCCCTGCGCGCAGCGACTTTGGTGAATGCCGGCGCCTCGGTTGGACAACAAGACGCGATTGAGGAGGGGCTTGAGCTGTACCGCGAGCTTCATGGTCTATATCCGACAGCAGATGTCACTTACAACCTAGCAAACACGCTCGTGGAAGCCTCAAAATTTGGTGGTGATGACTCCGATTGGTTAGATCATCAGGAACGAACCCGAGCCTACAGGGCCGAAGCGCGACAAGGCTATTGGAGGGTGTCGCAAGACGTAGATGCCGATGTCGAATTACGCACACAGGCTTGGACGAACATCGCTAATTTGTTCGAAAAAACCTACCGGCTTTCTGAGGCCCATGACGCACGTCTTTCAGCGTTGAAGGTTGATCCCACGAATGGCGTCGCCGCGTTTTGCGCAGCATTGGGTCTGATGTGGCTTTTCCACCGAGGCGGCTACTCAGAATTGACACGCATGGAGGCCGTGATGCTAGCCAGGCAGGCACTTCGAAATAAGGAGCGAATCGTCCAGTACGCCGGCGCACGCGTAGCGGCCAAAGTTGAAGCACTAGCAGGTGAGTTAAGTGACCCGCCATCGCGGCCTGAGCATATAGATCCATTCATCAAATGGGTGGAGGAGGAGCGCCTGACGTTAGCCCCAACTGTCGAGCTCGTTGATCCATCCTTGGGCAAGCTAGATTGGCTTACCCTCCCAGGAATTCTCGAGCGTGAGACAGATATGGGAGGGAGCCCGCCGCCATTGTTTGCCATGTTCAATCTGCTGAAGAGCGATTTTCTGTTAGCCCGAGATTTGGCATGGCGTGCAAGTGATGCAAGCGTTTGGTCGAGGACAGGACAGTTTGCGGACACGCTCGATTATGCAATGTACGGCCCTAACATCTCGGCACTTATGCTGGCACATCGAACAGCCCTTGACCTGCTCGACAAGGTAGCCGTAACGGCGAACCACTATTTCGAGCTTGGATTAGCTCCCAAAAAAGTAAGTTTCGGAAGGCTATGGAGAGATTCCGCAGACAAGAAAACAGGTACTCCGCTCGCAAAAAAAGTAGAGGTACTAATTCGTGCAGGCGTGTACGCGCTGTACGGCTTGGCTGAGCTGGCAGAAGACTATGATGACAACGAGGGAATTCTCCGCTCACAGAAGGATCTGCGGAACGCGGGTACGCACCGATTCGTAGTGCTTCATGACTTTGGGGATCCCTCGCGAGCGAGGCAAGCTCCTGAAGTCGAGCATCTCAACCACTCAGATTTTATTAACGAGACCCTAGGTGCGCTTCGGGTCGCTAGGTCTGCAATTCAGATGCTCGTGCTTGCAATCTCTCAGCAGGAGGAAATCTTGAGTAAGCAGGCAGATGGGATTATCGGAACTATGATCGTGCCTGATCACCATTGGATTCGCGGTGAAGATGAGCTTTGA
- a CDS encoding DUF3800 domain-containing protein → MDRTYAFVDESGNSDLDTSKGGSSGFFIVCSILVAEKDLEAAYAQAEALRMRHFQTGEIKSSNLKPKDSDRRDRILNELAELPFKLYFTVVDKSRIHKDGGLRIKTSFIKYVNGLLYGRLFRAYPDLQMIVDEHGGQEFQESLKSYVAERFVDDLFGDKDAFQTMASKDNVLVQVADFFAGSVAQIYEEKASEEAVLAYKKILRSLTLGMLEWPSKYQSLLPPPTDESGYADYQVHQEALRQADRFSERAGEHPDEDERLQLSILRFLRFQSEFVTKDYVLTTEIMAHLKDSGLGEVNGQRIRSSGIAKLRDADVIITSAAKGYKIPQTRADINEFLERASGIVVPLLERVKKAREVYRLSSRGEYDIVTAANLAELAKLLAALEAFADE, encoded by the coding sequence ATGGACAGAACATATGCCTTCGTGGATGAGTCCGGGAATTCCGACCTTGATACGTCAAAGGGAGGAAGCTCGGGCTTCTTCATCGTGTGCTCCATTCTGGTGGCAGAGAAAGACCTGGAAGCTGCTTATGCCCAAGCTGAAGCACTCCGCATGCGTCACTTTCAAACAGGCGAGATCAAATCCAGCAATCTGAAGCCGAAGGATTCAGATCGCCGTGACCGAATCCTCAACGAGCTAGCTGAGCTGCCATTCAAGCTCTATTTCACCGTCGTTGATAAGTCCCGAATTCACAAAGACGGTGGCCTCCGTATCAAGACCTCGTTCATAAAATACGTGAACGGGTTGCTCTATGGACGTTTGTTCCGCGCATACCCTGACCTCCAGATGATCGTAGACGAGCATGGTGGCCAGGAATTTCAGGAGAGTCTCAAAAGCTACGTTGCAGAACGATTCGTGGACGACCTATTTGGCGATAAGGATGCGTTCCAGACGATGGCCAGTAAGGACAACGTTTTGGTTCAGGTTGCAGATTTTTTTGCTGGCTCAGTCGCTCAGATCTACGAAGAGAAAGCATCGGAAGAAGCTGTTCTTGCCTACAAGAAAATCCTTCGCAGCCTGACTCTTGGAATGCTTGAGTGGCCATCCAAGTACCAGTCTCTTCTGCCACCGCCGACGGATGAATCTGGGTATGCAGACTACCAGGTACACCAAGAAGCTCTCCGCCAGGCTGATCGTTTTAGCGAGCGGGCTGGCGAACACCCTGATGAGGATGAGCGCCTGCAATTGAGTATCCTGCGGTTCTTAAGATTTCAAAGCGAATTCGTCACCAAGGATTACGTGCTGACTACGGAGATCATGGCCCATCTAAAAGACAGCGGACTGGGAGAGGTCAACGGCCAGAGAATCCGATCCAGTGGCATTGCGAAGCTTCGGGATGCGGACGTCATCATCACAAGCGCGGCCAAAGGCTACAAGATCCCTCAAACACGGGCAGACATTAACGAATTTCTTGAAAGAGCGTCAGGCATTGTTGTTCCTCTACTGGAACGGGTCAAAAAGGCTCGAGAGGTATATCGGCTGAGTAGTCGAGGAGAATATGACATCGTGACGGCAGCCAACCTGGCTGAGCTTGCCAAGCTGCTCGCCGCGCTTGAGGCATTTGCGGATGAGTGA
- the umuC gene encoding translesion error-prone DNA polymerase V subunit UmuC — MTIREPVFALIDCNSFYASCERVFRPDLAKTPIVVLSNNDGCVIARSYDAKPFVKMGEPYFQIKDHLRRHGIVAFSSNYSLYGDMSERVMTIIESMVPALEVYSIDEAFADLTGVPGDLSAFGRRMRSTLFKCTGIPVGVGIAHTKTLAKLANHTAKRLLDITGGVVDLCDPFKRDWTLRNTDVGEVWGIGKRMKAHLEVMGIKTAMDLAKADPWMLRQKFSVVVEKTARELAGTPSLELGEADPPKREICCSRMFGTRLTEIEPIKEAVATYTQRAAEKLRAQNSLCKKIRVSIRTGMFNPQEAKYANGALVELPYPTNDVRLMTKAATEAVNRIFRPGYKYSKAEVLLMDLRQPGEFTDDLFAQSQPALADKVMGVLDEINVRWGKGVLRLASVPTAPGWAMRRELMSQSYTTKLDQLWTVRAK; from the coding sequence ATGACAATACGTGAGCCTGTCTTCGCCCTGATCGACTGCAACTCGTTTTACGCGAGCTGCGAGCGCGTTTTCAGACCTGACCTCGCCAAGACGCCTATCGTGGTGCTGTCCAACAACGACGGCTGTGTGATTGCGCGCAGCTACGACGCGAAGCCTTTCGTGAAAATGGGCGAGCCATACTTCCAGATCAAAGACCATCTACGCCGGCATGGAATCGTGGCCTTCAGCAGTAATTACAGCCTGTACGGCGACATGAGCGAACGCGTCATGACGATTATCGAATCGATGGTGCCAGCGCTCGAGGTCTACAGCATTGATGAAGCGTTTGCCGACCTCACTGGCGTCCCAGGTGATCTATCTGCTTTTGGGCGCCGTATGCGCTCCACTCTTTTCAAGTGCACCGGGATCCCAGTCGGTGTGGGTATTGCCCACACCAAGACGCTGGCGAAGCTCGCAAACCATACCGCCAAGCGACTGTTAGATATCACCGGCGGTGTGGTCGATCTTTGCGACCCGTTCAAACGGGACTGGACGCTGCGCAATACCGATGTCGGCGAGGTCTGGGGCATTGGCAAGCGTATGAAAGCTCACCTGGAAGTCATGGGCATCAAGACCGCGATGGACTTGGCAAAAGCCGACCCGTGGATGCTTCGCCAAAAATTCAGTGTGGTGGTCGAGAAAACCGCTCGCGAACTCGCCGGCACCCCAAGTCTCGAGTTGGGTGAGGCTGATCCTCCCAAGCGGGAGATTTGCTGTAGCAGGATGTTCGGCACGCGGCTCACCGAGATTGAGCCCATAAAGGAAGCTGTCGCTACCTACACGCAACGCGCGGCGGAAAAGCTCCGAGCACAAAACTCGCTATGCAAGAAGATCCGCGTGAGTATTAGAACCGGCATGTTCAATCCCCAGGAAGCGAAATATGCGAATGGCGCCTTGGTGGAATTGCCGTACCCAACAAACGACGTGCGACTCATGACGAAGGCTGCAACTGAAGCGGTCAATCGCATCTTCCGTCCGGGCTACAAATACAGCAAGGCGGAGGTTCTGCTGATGGATCTGCGACAGCCCGGCGAATTCACTGATGACCTGTTCGCGCAATCCCAACCGGCGTTGGCAGACAAGGTGATGGGTGTGCTGGATGAGATTAACGTTCGCTGGGGAAAGGGAGTGCTGCGTTTAGCCAGCGTGCCTACAGCACCTGGATGGGCGATGCGTCGGGAGCTTATGAGCCAGAGTTACACGACGAAGCTAGACCAGTTGTGGACAGTGAGAGCCAAGTAG
- a CDS encoding LexA family protein, translated as MSITILGPLAPGGKKLPLYSSKVPAGFPSPAADHIEKHISLDELFDIRAPHVYLVRIDGDSMQGAGIYSGDLVVVDRSIDAVSGDIVIAALNSEPFCKRLLLRENAVMLLSENPKYPARHVMEGDELVIWGVVKYSVRDHDNT; from the coding sequence ATGAGCATCACCATCCTCGGCCCACTCGCACCTGGCGGTAAGAAACTGCCTCTTTATTCTTCCAAGGTGCCTGCGGGGTTCCCTTCGCCAGCTGCTGACCACATTGAGAAACACATTTCCCTCGATGAGCTGTTCGATATCCGTGCACCGCACGTGTACTTGGTAAGGATCGATGGGGACAGTATGCAGGGCGCCGGGATTTACTCAGGGGATCTGGTGGTGGTTGATCGGAGCATTGATGCGGTCAGTGGCGATATCGTCATAGCCGCGTTGAATTCGGAACCGTTCTGCAAGCGCCTGCTTCTGCGCGAGAACGCCGTGATGCTTTTGTCGGAGAACCCAAAATATCCGGCGAGACATGTCATGGAAGGTGATGAGCTTGTGATCTGGGGTGTCGTGAAGTACAGCGTCCGCGATCATGACAATACGTGA
- a CDS encoding SOS response-associated peptidase family protein: MCGRYSIYESMDHYLKVLAPKRLVINGYDLWPVDRYNVAPSTRVEIIRPVLEGLSVNKVKWGWAPFWAKGKRPDPINARVETVITGRFFNQLWPNGRVLAPANGWFEWVKDPDDAKKKQPYFITLKEQIPMFFAGLAEVHESLEPDDRDGFVIITAASDQGMVDIHDRKPLVLSPEHAREWIDPDTPPERARELAMEHCRPATDFHWYKVGKDVGNVRNQGPHLIEPLSLASDADD; the protein is encoded by the coding sequence ATGTGCGGACGATACTCAATCTACGAGTCGATGGATCACTACCTCAAGGTGCTAGCCCCGAAGCGGCTGGTGATCAATGGCTATGACCTCTGGCCCGTCGACCGATACAACGTCGCGCCATCGACGCGAGTGGAAATCATCCGGCCCGTTCTGGAAGGTTTAAGTGTTAACAAGGTCAAATGGGGATGGGCGCCTTTCTGGGCGAAGGGGAAGCGTCCAGACCCGATCAACGCGAGAGTCGAGACCGTCATCACCGGCAGGTTTTTCAATCAGCTTTGGCCAAACGGTCGTGTGCTTGCCCCGGCGAACGGCTGGTTTGAATGGGTTAAAGACCCCGATGATGCAAAGAAAAAGCAGCCCTACTTCATCACCTTGAAAGAGCAGATTCCAATGTTCTTCGCAGGGTTGGCCGAGGTGCACGAAAGCCTGGAGCCGGATGATCGCGATGGTTTCGTCATCATCACAGCTGCGAGTGACCAGGGCATGGTCGATATCCATGATCGCAAGCCTCTGGTCTTGTCACCTGAGCACGCTCGTGAATGGATTGATCCCGACACTCCACCTGAACGAGCACGCGAGTTAGCGATGGAGCATTGCCGGCCAGCAACAGACTTTCATTGGTACAAGGTTGGTAAGGATGTCGGAAATGTTCGAAACCAGGGCCCGCATCTGATTGAGCCGCTTTCCTTGGCCTCGGATGCCGATGATTGA
- a CDS encoding 3'-5' exoribonuclease, giving the protein MRLFLDCEFTRLSATAKLISLALVAENGREFYVELLDTWREEDCSDFVVEIVLPQLWGSDNAQPIIGARTALLDFLASFDEVLEIVTDAPQFDWELFCELAYNDGKWPGNVRNYPTDATTLDATSDGVPLPHHALLDARIIAGMFTNSNRKKE; this is encoded by the coding sequence ATGAGGCTCTTTCTTGATTGCGAGTTCACCCGGCTCTCAGCTACAGCGAAGCTAATATCACTCGCACTGGTAGCTGAGAATGGACGCGAATTCTACGTGGAATTGCTCGACACATGGCGAGAGGAAGATTGCAGCGACTTCGTCGTAGAGATCGTTCTTCCGCAGCTCTGGGGCAGTGACAATGCACAACCCATTATTGGGGCAAGAACTGCCCTGCTCGATTTCCTAGCGTCGTTCGACGAAGTTCTAGAAATTGTCACAGACGCACCACAGTTCGACTGGGAGCTTTTCTGCGAACTTGCATATAACGACGGTAAATGGCCAGGGAACGTTCGGAATTACCCCACCGACGCAACCACTCTGGATGCTACAAGTGACGGGGTTCCGCTTCCGCATCACGCTCTCCTCGATGCCCGTATCATCGCTGGCATGTTCACCAACAGCAATCGAAAGAAAGAGTGA
- a CDS encoding transcriptional regulator codes for MEAAEALAVVVRALRRRKGFTQENLITIDRSYWGRIERGEVNITIDVLIRLAAIMEVEPASLILMATSLQSNEPFGEGLKRISKQLNRIKKESVDQEMKSMARDGKPAPGRPVRSDAAQKAAEADRLRSAGVAVSEIAERLDLSRSTVRRYLKTTTSERINSE; via the coding sequence ATGGAGGCCGCAGAAGCCCTAGCTGTAGTGGTACGAGCACTGCGTAGAAGAAAGGGTTTTACGCAGGAAAACCTGATCACGATTGACCGTTCCTACTGGGGACGGATAGAGCGTGGCGAGGTGAATATCACGATTGATGTGCTCATTCGTCTTGCAGCGATAATGGAAGTTGAACCGGCCTCGCTGATTCTCATGGCAACATCCCTGCAATCTAATGAGCCGTTCGGGGAGGGCCTTAAACGCATTTCCAAACAGCTGAACAGAATTAAAAAAGAAAGCGTTGACCAGGAAATGAAGTCAATGGCACGAGACGGAAAGCCGGCGCCTGGTCGACCCGTCCGATCCGATGCGGCGCAAAAAGCGGCTGAAGCGGATCGCCTCCGCAGTGCCGGAGTAGCGGTGTCCGAAATCGCAGAGAGGCTGGATCTGTCGAGATCCACTGTCCGCAGATATCTGAAAACAACCACGTCTGAGCGAATTAATTCCGAGTGA
- a CDS encoding DUF6957 family protein, which produces MASVQEPDFMKGPRTSLEGLTGTSEARALAVERLPKKPYCLVRDWTIFRIEVTRDELFKCNAAGQLPMILFAHNVAEDSQGRFERGDWVRSSMCTGFHDGVVFETRNTIYVLIGPGYEQLASLKDVFSLF; this is translated from the coding sequence ATGGCTAGCGTCCAAGAGCCCGATTTTATGAAAGGGCCTAGAACGTCCCTAGAGGGCCTGACAGGTACTTCCGAAGCTCGAGCTTTAGCAGTCGAACGATTGCCTAAAAAGCCTTACTGCCTAGTTCGCGACTGGACAATATTTCGCATTGAAGTCACCCGTGACGAGCTCTTCAAATGCAATGCAGCGGGCCAGCTCCCGATGATCCTGTTTGCCCATAACGTGGCAGAGGACAGTCAAGGCCGTTTCGAAAGGGGCGACTGGGTTCGTTCAAGCATGTGCACCGGTTTCCACGATGGTGTTGTGTTCGAAACCAGAAACACGATTTACGTGTTGATCGGCCCAGGTTATGAACAGCTCGCAAGCCTGAAAGACGTTTTCTCCCTCTTCTAA
- a CDS encoding heavy-metal-associated domain-containing protein produces the protein MSNFDLLGRLLDSQGMSCGSFVKHVTEALRPLEGVSDVAVDLQSGRVKVSGDSDSQALLAALKNAGYPAMLATVESVASNKPRAVTGTAADVAAGKHYL, from the coding sequence TTGAGCAACTTTGATTTGCTCGGGCGATTGCTCGACAGTCAGGGCATGAGCTGTGGCTCATTTGTCAAACATGTCACTGAAGCGCTGCGCCCACTTGAAGGAGTCAGTGACGTAGCAGTGGATTTACAATCCGGACGGGTGAAGGTCAGCGGCGATTCGGACAGCCAAGCACTGCTTGCGGCCCTGAAGAACGCGGGCTATCCAGCAATGCTGGCGACAGTGGAAAGCGTAGCGAGTAATAAACCTCGGGCTGTGACGGGAACGGCGGCGGATGTTGCTGCCGGTAAGCATTATTTATAA
- a CDS encoding potassium transporter Kup — protein sequence MSETATATHVDSPSKASGVGLLVAAVGVVYGDIGTSPLYTLKEVFSGHYGVQVNHDGVLGILSLIFWSLIWVVSIKYVLFILRADNQGEGGIMALTALARRAAAPYPHMSKILVLLGLFGAALFYGDSMITPAISVLSAVEGLQLAFDGIEHWVVPISVVVLVALFLIQKHGTARIGILFGPVMVLWFVVLGALGIHGILQRPEVLQALNPVWAVQFFVAHPGMGVAILGAVVLALTGAEALYADMGHFGRKPISRAWFMLVLPGLALNYFGQGALILENPEAVRNPFYLLAPSWALLPMVALSTLATIIASQAVISGAFSLTRQAIQLGYVPRMFIQHTSSQEQGQIYIGTVNWALMVGVVLLVIGFESSSALAAAYGVAVTGTMLITTILSSAVVLLLWKTPRWLAIPMLLGFLLVDSLYFAANAPKIFQGGAFPVIAGVALFILMTTWKRGRKIIVERLDETALPLPLFISSIRSQPPHRVQGTAVFLTARADAVPHALLHNLLHNQVLHEQVVLLTVVSEDSPRVSPARRFEVEAYGEGFFRVSLHFGFMEEADVPLALSLCHLADLDFSPMRTTYFLSRETVIPTKRIGMARWRESLFAFLLKNANSNLKYFKLPINRVIELGTQVEM from the coding sequence TTGAGTGAGACCGCAACCGCTACACACGTAGACTCCCCATCCAAAGCATCAGGGGTGGGCTTACTCGTCGCTGCTGTAGGTGTGGTTTACGGAGACATTGGCACGAGCCCCCTCTACACGTTGAAAGAGGTCTTTTCCGGGCATTACGGTGTTCAGGTGAATCACGATGGCGTGCTTGGCATTCTGTCGTTGATCTTTTGGTCACTGATCTGGGTAGTCTCGATTAAGTACGTATTGTTCATTTTGCGTGCCGACAACCAGGGCGAAGGCGGCATCATGGCTTTGACTGCGTTAGCCCGCCGCGCAGCTGCACCTTACCCACACATGAGCAAGATACTGGTTCTGCTCGGCCTATTCGGCGCGGCACTTTTTTACGGCGACAGCATGATTACCCCGGCTATTTCGGTGCTCTCTGCGGTCGAAGGATTACAGTTAGCATTTGATGGTATCGAGCACTGGGTCGTGCCTATATCAGTGGTCGTGCTCGTCGCCCTGTTCTTGATACAGAAACATGGCACAGCTCGAATCGGCATACTGTTTGGCCCTGTCATGGTGCTGTGGTTTGTGGTGCTGGGCGCCCTCGGTATCCACGGCATTTTGCAGCGGCCCGAAGTGCTGCAAGCGCTAAACCCTGTTTGGGCAGTGCAGTTCTTTGTTGCTCATCCAGGCATGGGTGTAGCGATTTTGGGCGCCGTCGTGTTGGCATTGACCGGTGCTGAAGCACTGTATGCCGACATGGGCCATTTTGGCCGCAAGCCGATTTCTCGGGCATGGTTCATGTTGGTGTTGCCGGGGCTGGCACTTAATTATTTTGGCCAAGGCGCCTTGATCCTGGAAAACCCGGAGGCTGTGCGCAATCCGTTCTACTTGCTTGCGCCGAGCTGGGCACTGCTGCCGATGGTCGCGCTTTCCACACTGGCGACCATCATCGCTTCTCAAGCCGTAATCTCCGGTGCTTTCTCCCTGACGCGCCAGGCCATCCAGCTAGGGTACGTCCCTCGGATGTTCATCCAGCACACCTCCAGCCAAGAGCAGGGGCAGATCTACATCGGCACGGTTAACTGGGCGTTGATGGTAGGTGTTGTACTGCTGGTGATCGGGTTCGAGTCATCCAGCGCCTTGGCTGCCGCTTATGGGGTCGCGGTGACAGGCACCATGTTGATCACAACGATCCTGTCTTCGGCTGTCGTCCTGCTGCTATGGAAAACACCGCGCTGGCTGGCGATCCCGATGCTGCTTGGCTTCTTGCTCGTCGACAGCTTGTACTTTGCGGCCAACGCTCCGAAGATTTTTCAGGGCGGAGCATTCCCGGTCATTGCCGGTGTCGCTCTTTTCATCCTGATGACGACTTGGAAGCGGGGTCGAAAAATCATTGTTGAGCGGCTGGATGAAACCGCGCTTCCTTTGCCCTTGTTCATCAGCAGCATTCGCTCGCAGCCTCCACATCGAGTGCAAGGAACAGCAGTCTTTCTCACGGCGAGGGCTGATGCCGTACCTCATGCGCTGCTGCACAACTTGCTGCATAACCAGGTCTTGCATGAGCAAGTGGTGCTCCTCACCGTTGTGTCTGAAGACAGCCCACGCGTCAGTCCTGCGCGTAGGTTCGAGGTCGAAGCTTATGGGGAAGGTTTTTTCCGAGTGAGCCTTCACTTTGGCTTTATGGAAGAAGCCGACGTTCCTCTGGCATTGAGTCTTTGCCACTTGGCTGACCTTGATTTCAGTCCGATGCGCACAACGTATTTCTTGAGCCGAGAGACCGTGATTCCTACTAAACGAATCGGCATGGCGCGCTGGCGAGAGAGTCTTTTTGCCTTCCTGCTGAAGAACGCAAACAGCAATCTCAAATATTTCAAATTGCCCATCAACAGGGTGATCGAGCTGGGTACCCAGGTGGAAATGTAA